One genomic region from Bacillus aquiflavi encodes:
- a CDS encoding LysR substrate-binding domain-containing protein, with the protein MYRAPESQHSFIFEPLFDEEVVLYMSEHHPLSQKEHLSLKDLQSNRLLITSPIVQLDNI; encoded by the coding sequence ATGTACAGAGCTCCTGAAAGTCAGCATTCATTTATTTTTGAACCATTATTTGATGAAGAAGTTGTTTTATATATGTCAGAGCATCATCCTTTAAGTCAAAAAGAACATCTTAGTTTAAAAGACTTACAAAGTAATCGTTTATTAATCACTTCCCCCATTGTCCAATTAGACAACATTTAG
- a CDS encoding substrate-binding domain-containing protein, which translates to MNLQYHIEVNSFSALEKYVVSELGIAIVPKIAVHPSSYGKVIKSIADFKSGFTVGVITNEEHLYNNKVIADFIETIRRSLDHNIFNAIGNEYYF; encoded by the coding sequence ATCAATTTACAATATCATATTGAAGTAAACAGTTTCAGCGCACTCGAAAAATACGTTGTTAGTGAATTAGGAATTGCCATTGTGCCCAAAATAGCTGTACATCCATCTTCATACGGTAAAGTTATCAAATCGATTGCGGATTTTAAAAGCGGATTTACCGTTGGAGTGATAACAAATGAAGAGCATTTATATAACAATAAAGTGATTGCGGATTTTATTGAAACGATTCGTCGGAGTTTAGATCATAACATATTTAATGCAATTGGGAATGAGTATTATTTTTAA
- a CDS encoding LysR family transcriptional regulator, with product MDVKAIKSFLTIIKCRSFQRAAEKLNYAQSTITTHIKNLEVDLGITLIERGRELKLTEAGMLLHEKGDFLLKELDSL from the coding sequence ATGGATGTAAAGGCAATAAAATCTTTCCTTACTATTATAAAATGTAGGAGTTTCCAACGCGCCGCTGAAAAATTAAATTATGCTCAATCTACTATTACAACGCACATTAAAAATTTGGAAGTAGATTTAGGCATTACGTTAATTGAAAGAGGAAGGGAATTAAAATTAACAGAAGCAGGGATGTTATTACATGAAAAAGGGGACTTTCTTTTAAAGGAATTAGACAGCCTTTAA